The following are from one region of the Planctomonas sp. JC2975 genome:
- a CDS encoding FtsX-like permease family protein, producing MSGERASASSAATETLDPHSQENRSTASAAESSRTRSSRTRARAKSSRRAPSDRSLFRRSLGDQAARLTVLGVLVAVIALAAVGAPRLTERLIDGNLRHTVSSASAPSRDLISEIDAQHRLPSNSITSEYTIAPTWNAMPATLRHTTSSMPSELRDIVGSGRYSGIASPLQGGGLDPGFTASKNPGAPSGGQILSVEAYPDLKADAALVSGHWPQTSTSAKAPVEVVMTADAASALHWRLGDTQHISHTPFDRVVKLVGTIRPRQTDSDYWSLDTTRARLVVQTDNDGQQFRRAVIWVDSDSWGDVGGQFPGNSIESWFPVDGNAVALSTLSDLQTGLELFLANPAPINDGTQDGHVLRLSSSLPAILSAFSVTALASSSIVALTMAASAGVALLTLLLTVRLLVGSRASVRSLMRTRGASLATLGSLTAAELAVAAVPAALVGGVAGIASVAIPVGVHPSVPFAFGAREVLTVAVCALIAPVAAACFVLAADGLPAAAKSAARRLSWIGQVALVVLAAAALVVVVEGGAASGDSSVDPLVVLTPLLLALAGAAVVLRLFPRLVRLLRGGLPARGRAASFVGLTEAKATSGVAWMVTAAVVATSMGVLSVVLVTSAMGVTVATGDTTASSRSSTAPIIVPGLLGITIAGIVLSIVCAAAAFAASSVADARSRRLRTVTMRALGFDRSASGVVAAWLTVPVAIVSVVVGCALGVLIAIPTLPAIVATGSGSAATVVIGWVPILAAAGSILLLAIAAGVVPALADRRATRGDGDRTGRGAASGGNSKTASSKTADSKAARRRQA from the coding sequence GTGAGCGGGGAACGGGCATCCGCGTCCTCCGCAGCGACGGAGACGCTCGACCCGCACAGCCAGGAGAACCGCTCCACGGCATCGGCCGCCGAATCATCACGCACCCGATCGTCACGCACACGTGCACGCGCGAAGTCGTCCCGTCGCGCTCCGAGCGACCGTTCGTTGTTCCGCCGCTCACTGGGCGATCAGGCGGCCAGGCTCACCGTGCTCGGCGTGCTCGTTGCGGTGATCGCGCTCGCGGCCGTCGGAGCGCCTCGGCTCACGGAGCGCCTCATCGACGGCAACCTGCGGCACACCGTGTCGTCGGCATCCGCGCCGTCGCGCGACCTGATCTCCGAGATCGATGCTCAGCACCGGCTCCCGTCGAACTCCATCACCTCGGAGTACACGATCGCGCCGACCTGGAACGCGATGCCCGCCACCCTGCGTCACACCACGTCGAGCATGCCGTCGGAGTTGCGGGACATCGTCGGATCCGGCCGGTATTCCGGCATCGCCAGCCCCCTTCAGGGCGGTGGACTCGACCCGGGTTTCACCGCGTCGAAGAACCCAGGCGCACCCTCGGGCGGGCAGATCCTCTCCGTCGAGGCGTATCCGGACCTGAAGGCGGATGCCGCACTCGTCTCCGGCCACTGGCCTCAGACATCCACTTCGGCGAAGGCCCCTGTGGAAGTCGTGATGACGGCCGACGCCGCAAGCGCCCTGCACTGGCGCCTCGGGGACACGCAGCACATCTCCCACACCCCGTTCGACCGGGTGGTGAAGCTGGTGGGAACGATCCGCCCGCGTCAGACGGACAGCGACTACTGGTCCCTGGACACGACGCGAGCGCGTCTCGTCGTGCAGACCGACAACGACGGGCAGCAGTTCCGCCGGGCCGTGATCTGGGTGGATTCCGACTCGTGGGGCGATGTCGGTGGGCAGTTCCCCGGCAACAGCATCGAGTCCTGGTTCCCTGTGGACGGAAACGCCGTCGCGCTCTCCACGCTGTCCGACCTGCAGACCGGACTCGAGCTGTTCCTCGCCAATCCGGCGCCCATCAACGACGGCACCCAGGACGGCCACGTGCTGCGCTTGTCCTCGTCGCTGCCGGCGATCCTCTCCGCGTTCTCGGTGACGGCGCTCGCTTCGTCGTCGATCGTTGCGCTGACGATGGCGGCGTCCGCCGGCGTGGCGCTGCTGACGCTGCTGCTCACGGTGCGACTCCTCGTGGGGTCGCGGGCATCCGTACGCAGCCTGATGCGCACCAGGGGCGCCTCACTCGCCACACTGGGCTCGCTGACCGCCGCCGAGCTGGCCGTCGCGGCTGTTCCGGCGGCTCTCGTCGGAGGCGTCGCCGGGATCGCGTCGGTGGCGATTCCGGTCGGCGTGCATCCGTCCGTCCCGTTCGCGTTCGGCGCCCGGGAGGTGCTCACCGTCGCGGTGTGCGCCCTCATCGCACCGGTTGCGGCGGCATGCTTCGTGCTGGCCGCCGACGGACTCCCGGCTGCCGCGAAATCGGCGGCGCGACGACTCAGCTGGATCGGCCAGGTGGCCCTCGTCGTCCTCGCGGCCGCAGCCCTGGTCGTCGTCGTCGAGGGCGGCGCGGCGAGCGGCGACTCGTCCGTCGATCCGCTCGTCGTCCTGACGCCTCTGCTGCTCGCACTCGCCGGCGCCGCCGTCGTGCTGCGACTCTTCCCTCGGCTCGTGCGGTTGCTGCGCGGCGGCCTTCCCGCACGAGGCAGGGCCGCCTCCTTCGTCGGCCTGACCGAGGCGAAGGCCACGAGCGGCGTCGCCTGGATGGTCACCGCCGCCGTCGTCGCCACGAGCATGGGAGTGCTCTCCGTGGTGCTCGTGACCAGCGCCATGGGGGTCACGGTCGCGACCGGCGACACGACCGCGTCGAGCCGGTCGAGCACCGCCCCGATCATCGTGCCGGGACTGCTCGGCATCACGATCGCAGGCATCGTGCTGAGCATCGTATGCGCTGCCGCCGCCTTCGCTGCGTCATCGGTGGCGGATGCCCGTTCCCGACGCCTGCGGACCGTCACCATGCGCGCCCTCGGCTTCGACCGTTCGGCATCAGGAGTCGTCGCCGCGTGGCTGACGGTTCCCGTCGCGATCGTCAGCGTCGTCGTGGGATGCGCGCTCGGCGTGCTCATCGCGATCCCGACGCTGCCCGCGATCGTTGCGACCGGATCCGGATCCGCAGCGACCGTGGTCATCGGCTGGGTTCCCATCCTCGCGGCTGCGGGATCCATCCTCCTGCTCGCCATCGCCGCCGGCGTGGTGCCGGCACTGGCCGATCGCCGGGCGACGCGGGGCGACGGGGACAGGACAGGGCGAGGCGCCGCATCCGGTGGGAACTCGAAGACAGCCTCTTCGAAAACCGCCGACTCGAAGGCCGCCAGAAGGAGGCAGGCATGA
- a CDS encoding ABC transporter ATP-binding protein produces the protein MTSRSAARTARAQASAAPAGPGDARRAGGAIACRGLVRIYASKDVEVQALQGLDLDIASGELVAIVGASGSGKSTLLGILSAHDKPTAGTATVAGMPAHALSRSDRLHYRRRVVGFVWQKTERNLVPYLTVAENLHLARSLGSADRSDARTDDLVDLLQLGEVADRRPAEISGGQRQRAAIAVGLVNEPSVLLADEPTGELDDATSADVLEILRRVNRELGTTTLIVTHDATVSEHVGRTIQIRDGRISSEVLRDDDLLGTGLPAREFTVVDSVGRMQLPKEYVSHLGIRDRARLELHDDHIGVYAEHTPSTGEPPSGQASTSAPASVSQPAASAAPPSATEAAGPSESTTAPAVGSGAAPKHRKASANESRGAAGNAAFPDAGAATAGDAMTDEASVPADANTPDDSEDDDR, from the coding sequence ATGACGTCACGATCAGCGGCGCGAACCGCGCGGGCACAGGCATCCGCCGCCCCAGCCGGTCCCGGTGACGCACGCCGAGCAGGCGGCGCCATCGCGTGCCGCGGCCTGGTGCGCATCTACGCCTCGAAAGACGTCGAGGTGCAGGCTCTGCAGGGCCTCGACCTCGACATCGCCTCCGGCGAGCTGGTGGCGATCGTCGGGGCATCCGGGTCGGGCAAGTCCACGCTGCTCGGCATTCTCTCGGCGCACGACAAGCCGACGGCGGGCACCGCGACGGTGGCCGGGATGCCGGCGCACGCGCTGAGCCGCTCCGACCGGCTGCACTATCGGCGCCGCGTCGTCGGGTTCGTGTGGCAGAAGACCGAGCGCAACCTCGTGCCATACCTCACCGTCGCCGAAAACCTGCACCTGGCCCGGTCGCTGGGCAGTGCGGATCGCAGCGACGCGCGCACCGACGACCTCGTCGACCTGCTGCAGCTCGGCGAGGTGGCCGACCGGCGGCCGGCCGAGATCTCCGGGGGCCAGCGGCAGCGTGCGGCGATCGCGGTCGGACTCGTGAACGAGCCGTCAGTGCTGCTCGCGGATGAGCCGACCGGCGAGCTGGACGACGCGACGAGCGCCGATGTGCTCGAGATCCTGCGACGCGTGAACCGCGAGCTCGGCACCACGACGCTCATCGTCACGCACGACGCCACGGTGTCGGAGCACGTGGGGCGCACCATCCAGATTCGCGACGGACGGATCTCGAGCGAAGTGCTCCGCGACGACGACCTTCTGGGCACGGGGCTCCCGGCCCGGGAGTTCACGGTCGTCGACTCGGTCGGACGCATGCAGCTGCCGAAGGAGTACGTGTCGCACCTGGGCATCCGGGATCGCGCCCGGCTCGAACTGCACGACGACCACATCGGGGTCTACGCGGAGCACACCCCGAGCACGGGCGAGCCCCCTTCCGGCCAAGCATCCACGTCGGCGCCCGCGTCCGTCTCCCAGCCCGCCGCCAGTGCCGCGCCTCCATCCGCGACCGAAGCGGCAGGCCCGTCCGAAAGCACAACCGCGCCCGCGGTCGGAAGCGGGGCTGCGCCCAAGCACCGCAAGGCGAGCGCAAACGAGAGTCGCGGCGCAGCGGGCAACGCGGCGTTTCCCGACGCCGGAGCAGCCACCGCCGGCGACGCGATGACCGACGAGGCATCGGTACCTGCCGATGCCAACACACCTGACGACTCCGAGGACGACGACCGATGA
- a CDS encoding ABC transporter ATP-binding protein, with the protein MNGEPILVAEGASRRFQSGIQTVDACADVDLAVRPGEFVVVRGRSGAGKTTLLSLLAGLVRPAGGRVEALGLDLGSASEAELTRLRRSDIATIPQDFGLLGALTAAENVEVPLRLTREDPRERDRLVAHALDAVGLGHQAKQRPDQLSGGQQQRVAIARAIVRPRRIVLADEPTGSLDSATAATITDVLHGLARSGESAVVVTTHDPVVVARADRVLQMHDGRIAES; encoded by the coding sequence ATGAACGGCGAACCCATCCTCGTCGCCGAGGGGGCGTCGCGACGCTTCCAGAGCGGCATCCAGACCGTGGATGCCTGCGCCGACGTCGATCTCGCGGTGAGGCCCGGCGAGTTCGTCGTGGTGCGCGGCCGGTCAGGCGCAGGCAAGACGACGCTCCTGTCGCTCCTCGCCGGCCTGGTGCGTCCAGCGGGGGGCCGGGTCGAGGCGCTCGGACTCGATCTCGGATCCGCCTCCGAGGCCGAACTGACCCGTCTGCGACGATCGGACATCGCGACCATCCCGCAGGACTTCGGCCTGCTCGGCGCGCTCACGGCCGCCGAGAACGTGGAGGTCCCGCTCCGGCTCACCCGAGAGGATCCGCGCGAGCGCGACCGCCTTGTCGCCCACGCCCTGGACGCCGTCGGGCTGGGTCATCAAGCCAAGCAGCGTCCCGACCAGCTCTCCGGCGGCCAGCAGCAGCGCGTCGCGATCGCCAGGGCGATCGTCCGTCCGCGCCGCATCGTGCTCGCCGACGAGCCGACCGGATCCCTCGACTCCGCCACGGCGGCGACCATCACCGACGTGCTGCACGGGCTGGCCCGATCCGGCGAGTCGGCCGTCGTCGTGACGACCCACGATCCCGTCGTCGTCGCGCGAGCGGACCGCGTGCTGCAGATGCACGACGGCCGCATCGCGGAGTCGTGA
- a CDS encoding VOC family protein, producing the protein MREPRDAFHLAIPAKDLDEAYDFYVKGLGCKLARRYDDRITLDFFGDQVVCHLSQNYDPNPSMYPRHFGVTFRDADDWRRLVALARTRELEFFVEPFHRFEGKVEEHESFMLKDPSGNLLEFKYYADPRMMY; encoded by the coding sequence ATGCGTGAACCCCGCGACGCCTTCCATCTCGCCATCCCGGCCAAGGACCTCGACGAGGCGTACGACTTCTACGTCAAGGGTCTCGGCTGCAAGCTGGCGCGCCGCTACGACGACCGCATCACGCTCGACTTCTTCGGCGACCAGGTGGTGTGCCACCTCTCGCAGAACTACGACCCGAACCCGAGCATGTATCCGCGGCATTTCGGCGTGACCTTCCGGGACGCGGATGACTGGCGCCGCCTGGTCGCACTGGCGCGGACCCGAGAGCTCGAGTTCTTCGTCGAGCCGTTCCACCGGTTCGAGGGCAAGGTCGAAGAGCACGAGTCCTTCATGCTGAAGGACCCTTCGGGCAATCTGCTCGAGTTCAAGTACTACGCGGACCCGCGGATGATGTACTGA
- a CDS encoding phosphosulfolactate synthase — protein MLETSLRLPLREAKPRTRGRTMMIDGGLPTAQFVDTVDSHSDLVDVVKFGWGTALVTAQLTYKIDALLANGVDFYFGGTLFEKYVSQGMFDEWRRFVDEYEVRTVEISNGTIALSNERKADYIARVASDYRVYSEVGYKESERSETMRPELWVRYINEDLAAGAHTVITEARESGKSGIARSNGELRYGLIEEILESGVDVDRLMFETPTKDLQNYFIRRVGPNVNVGNIAHSDLVPLETLRLGLRSDTLLALDAAIDPSFDPATATESALRGDIHA, from the coding sequence ATGCTGGAAACCTCACTCCGACTGCCGCTCAGGGAGGCGAAGCCGCGCACGCGCGGCCGCACGATGATGATCGACGGAGGACTTCCGACCGCGCAGTTCGTGGACACCGTCGATAGCCACAGCGACCTGGTCGACGTCGTCAAGTTCGGCTGGGGCACGGCCCTGGTCACTGCCCAGTTGACGTACAAGATCGATGCGCTGCTGGCCAATGGCGTGGACTTCTACTTCGGCGGCACCCTGTTCGAGAAGTATGTCTCGCAAGGCATGTTCGACGAATGGCGTCGCTTCGTCGATGAGTACGAGGTGCGAACGGTCGAGATCTCCAACGGCACGATCGCCCTCTCGAACGAGCGCAAGGCGGACTACATCGCGCGCGTGGCATCCGATTACCGCGTCTACAGCGAGGTCGGCTACAAGGAGTCGGAACGTTCGGAGACCATGCGTCCCGAGCTCTGGGTCCGCTACATCAACGAGGACCTCGCCGCGGGCGCGCACACGGTCATCACTGAGGCGCGCGAGAGCGGCAAGAGCGGCATTGCCCGTTCCAACGGCGAGCTGCGATACGGCCTGATCGAGGAGATCCTCGAGTCCGGCGTGGACGTGGACCGCCTCATGTTCGAGACGCCGACGAAAGACCTGCAGAACTACTTCATCCGTCGCGTCGGACCCAACGTGAACGTCGGCAACATCGCGCACTCCGACCTGGTGCCGCTGGAGACGCTGCGCCTCGGGCTGCGCAGCGACACACTCCTGGCGCTGGACGCCGCCATCGACCCGTCGTTCGACCCCGCCACCGCCACCGAATCCGCACTCCGAGGAGACATCCATGCGTGA
- a CDS encoding HAD family hydrolase — translation MPDSTSGPGRIADAVILDIGETVLDRTREYAAWAQFFDVPAHTFSAVFGAMIARGRKVAEVIEYFGATTGVAGGRGERSAGGRSTSGPSYPELLTARRAAGLDVGITEDDLYTDVRPTLAALAARGIVVGIAGNQPSSTSDRLRALDLGAAFIASSTDWGIAKPHPDFFRRAAAEAGASPERTVYVGDQLRNDVVAPLDAGLRAVRIRRGPWGLIEHDEAVEASCLAVVDSLAELPRLLEGAAESAPEA, via the coding sequence ATGCCCGATTCGACCAGCGGTCCCGGCCGCATCGCTGATGCCGTCATCCTCGACATCGGCGAGACGGTCCTCGACCGCACGCGCGAGTACGCCGCCTGGGCGCAGTTCTTCGATGTTCCGGCGCATACGTTCTCCGCCGTTTTCGGCGCGATGATCGCGCGCGGCCGCAAGGTAGCGGAGGTGATCGAGTACTTCGGCGCGACCACGGGCGTCGCCGGTGGCCGCGGCGAGCGCAGCGCCGGTGGCCGGTCCACCTCCGGACCCTCCTACCCGGAACTTCTCACCGCCCGCCGCGCCGCCGGGCTGGACGTCGGCATCACCGAGGACGATCTCTATACGGATGTGCGGCCCACCCTGGCAGCGCTCGCGGCGCGGGGAATCGTGGTCGGCATCGCCGGCAACCAGCCGTCCAGCACGAGCGACCGTCTGCGAGCCCTCGATCTCGGCGCCGCGTTCATCGCATCCTCGACGGACTGGGGCATTGCGAAGCCTCATCCTGACTTCTTCCGGCGTGCCGCCGCCGAGGCGGGCGCCTCCCCGGAACGAACCGTCTACGTCGGCGACCAGCTGCGCAACGACGTCGTCGCACCACTGGACGCCGGGCTGCGCGCGGTGCGGATCCGAAGGGGACCGTGGGGCCTCATCGAGCACGACGAGGCCGTCGAAGCGTCGTGCCTTGCGGTGGTCGACTCGCTCGCCGAGCTCCCCCGCCTGCTGGAAGGTGCTGCGGAATCCGCACCTGAGGCATAG
- a CDS encoding AEC family transporter has protein sequence MAGVLIGFGIIAFVILVGYLAGRFGLGGPSTGYVLNRVAFFIASPALLFTVLVRADLHDVFSANLLIAAVSAVIAALAFVVVSRLFFPRPAPETTIGALGAGYVNANNIGLPVAFYVLGNGALVAPVLLLQLIVFAPVALAVLDITSHGRASWRSVLMQPVRNPIILASVLAVLIDLTGWRIPDAVLQPLELIGGAAVPLVLLAFGISLRGARPLRTAHERMPIIAASVGKVVLMPLVAWGVALLLGLHGHALFAVVALAALPAAQNVFNYASRYQRGEVIARDTVLITTIASLPMLLVISALLA, from the coding sequence GTGGCGGGTGTGCTGATCGGATTCGGGATCATCGCCTTCGTCATCCTGGTCGGCTACCTCGCCGGACGCTTCGGCCTCGGCGGACCGTCGACGGGATACGTGCTCAACCGGGTCGCCTTCTTCATCGCGAGCCCGGCGCTCCTGTTCACCGTGCTCGTGCGAGCGGATCTGCACGACGTCTTCTCGGCCAACCTGCTCATCGCGGCGGTGTCGGCTGTGATCGCGGCCCTGGCCTTCGTGGTGGTCAGCAGGCTTTTCTTCCCTCGTCCAGCACCGGAGACCACGATCGGCGCGCTCGGCGCCGGATACGTCAACGCCAACAACATCGGTCTTCCCGTCGCCTTCTACGTGCTCGGCAACGGTGCACTAGTCGCGCCCGTCCTGCTGTTGCAGCTCATCGTGTTCGCGCCCGTCGCGCTGGCGGTTCTCGACATCACGTCGCACGGCCGGGCCTCCTGGCGCAGCGTGCTGATGCAGCCGGTGCGCAACCCGATCATCCTGGCATCGGTGCTGGCCGTCCTGATCGACCTCACCGGCTGGCGGATTCCGGATGCGGTGCTCCAGCCCCTCGAACTCATCGGGGGCGCCGCGGTTCCGCTGGTCCTCCTGGCGTTCGGCATCTCACTGCGCGGGGCCCGACCCCTGCGGACAGCACACGAACGGATGCCGATCATCGCTGCATCCGTGGGCAAGGTGGTGCTCATGCCGCTCGTGGCGTGGGGCGTCGCCCTCCTGCTCGGGCTGCACGGTCACGCGCTGTTCGCGGTGGTCGCGCTCGCAGCCCTTCCCGCAGCCCAGAACGTGTTCAACTACGCCAGCCGATACCAGCGCGGCGAGGTCATCGCCCGCGACACCGTGCTGATCACGACGATCGCGTCGCTTCCGATGCTCCTGGTGATCTCGGCACTGCTGGCGTGA
- a CDS encoding alpha/beta fold hydrolase, giving the protein MPHLSVPGAELYYEADGPASAPCVLLIHAGCATLRMWDPLVPALAQDHYVVRFDTRGFGQTRTDDVKFSDRDDARDVLEHLGVTRATVVGASRGGRIALDLALESPETVTGVATVGSGPSGFPDTELTDEEDAAFDGLDDAYEDADWERMTRLETALWVVGPRRDESTLDPAFVETAYALNRPNIVHRAEAPVSVPLEPPAYDRVADLRMPVLATVGEFDLSFELASQAFLIDAVPGAEGYIFSDTAHLPSVEHPEEFNAVLTGWLAEHGL; this is encoded by the coding sequence ATGCCACACCTGAGCGTGCCGGGGGCCGAGTTGTACTACGAGGCCGATGGGCCGGCGTCCGCTCCGTGCGTGCTGCTGATCCACGCCGGATGCGCCACTCTGCGCATGTGGGACCCGCTCGTGCCCGCGCTCGCCCAAGACCACTATGTGGTGCGCTTCGACACCCGCGGCTTCGGCCAGACCCGCACCGACGATGTGAAGTTCAGCGACAGGGATGACGCCCGCGACGTTCTCGAGCACCTCGGTGTCACGCGCGCGACGGTCGTCGGGGCGTCCCGTGGCGGACGCATCGCGCTGGACCTCGCGCTCGAGTCGCCGGAGACGGTCACCGGTGTCGCGACGGTCGGATCCGGTCCGAGCGGCTTTCCGGACACCGAGCTCACCGACGAGGAGGACGCGGCGTTCGACGGCCTCGACGACGCCTACGAAGATGCCGACTGGGAGCGGATGACGCGCCTCGAGACAGCACTGTGGGTGGTCGGTCCGCGCCGCGACGAGTCGACCCTCGACCCGGCGTTCGTCGAGACGGCCTACGCCTTGAACCGTCCCAACATCGTGCACAGGGCCGAGGCGCCGGTCTCCGTTCCGCTCGAGCCACCCGCCTACGACCGCGTCGCCGACCTGCGGATGCCCGTGCTCGCCACGGTCGGCGAGTTCGACCTCTCCTTCGAGCTGGCTTCGCAGGCCTTCCTCATCGACGCGGTGCCCGGCGCAGAGGGCTACATCTTCAGCGACACGGCGCACCTGCCGAGCGTGGAGCATCCGGAGGAGTTCAACGCCGTGCTCACCGGCTGGCTCGCGGAGCACGGGCTGTAA
- a CDS encoding SDR family oxidoreductase — MARTVRGARILITGAASGMGRLYAERAVLEGAKSVVLWDVNKASLEEFAEVLRAVAEPGTAVYTYAVDLGELGAIAQTAHKVRRHAGDPDIVINNAGIVRGALFWEHDNGDDTRKIMQVNALAPMYVTREFLPAMIEDSYRAKRIVNIASAAGLLSNPRMSVYAASKWAVVGWSDSLRLELEREDHTNVKVTTVTPSYIDTGMFEGARGPLLTPIMKPEYVVDRVWDAMLAGRPMLMLPKSVGLAKALKGILPTRAWDAIAGPVFGVYSSMDDFVGRS, encoded by the coding sequence ATGGCACGAACGGTTCGAGGCGCACGCATCCTGATCACCGGCGCTGCGAGCGGCATGGGCAGGCTCTACGCGGAGCGGGCCGTGCTGGAGGGCGCCAAGTCGGTCGTTCTGTGGGACGTGAACAAGGCATCCCTCGAGGAGTTCGCGGAGGTCCTGCGCGCCGTCGCCGAGCCCGGCACGGCGGTGTACACGTACGCGGTCGACCTCGGGGAGCTCGGCGCCATCGCGCAGACCGCGCACAAGGTGCGCAGGCACGCCGGCGATCCGGACATCGTCATCAATAATGCGGGCATCGTGCGGGGCGCTCTGTTCTGGGAGCACGACAACGGCGACGACACCCGCAAGATCATGCAGGTCAACGCTCTGGCGCCCATGTACGTGACGCGGGAGTTCCTGCCGGCGATGATCGAGGATTCGTACCGCGCCAAGCGCATCGTCAACATCGCGTCGGCCGCGGGGCTGCTGTCGAACCCGCGGATGAGCGTGTACGCGGCATCCAAGTGGGCGGTCGTCGGGTGGAGCGATTCGCTCCGGCTGGAACTCGAGCGCGAGGACCACACCAACGTGAAGGTCACGACGGTGACCCCGAGCTACATCGACACGGGCATGTTCGAGGGGGCGCGGGGTCCGCTCCTCACGCCGATCATGAAGCCCGAATACGTCGTGGACCGCGTGTGGGATGCCATGCTCGCCGGCCGTCCGATGCTGATGCTGCCGAAGTCGGTCGGCCTCGCGAAGGCACTCAAGGGCATCCTGCCGACGCGAGCATGGGATGCCATCGCCGGCCCGGTCTTCGGCGTGTACTCCTCGATGGACGACTTCGTCGGCCGCAGCTGA
- a CDS encoding FAD-dependent oxidoreductase, which translates to MASEREEPSTTPASPSLTVDLAVIGFGKGGKTLAATLAKAGKRVAMIEQSAQMYGGTCINIGCVPTKALVYRGEHPELLGDAGGEPADDSARWTAAVGATSELTALLRDKNFAMLDTPDTATVITGFATFVDPHTLLVAAGDDRLTVHADTIVINTGAVPAIPDIPGLRESSRVVTSTELLALPQRPDRLIVLGGGYVGVEFASMQAAFGAEVTLIQRSERILPAEDPDISARITVLLAESGVDVITGAALSGVADGEDATSVSFTRSDGVADSVDGDLVLAALGRRPMTDGLGLDAVGIETDARGAVVVDEHLRTSIPRVFAVGDVNGGPQYTYVSLDDYRIVLDQLTGAGIRSTADRVAVPHVVFTTPPLARVGLNEHQAHATGRALLTATREVEAMATVPRARIVGDTRGVMKAVADAATGEILGVTVLAHDAHEVINTVAVAMRFGATATQLRDGIYTHPSMTEALNDLFGALA; encoded by the coding sequence ATGGCATCCGAACGCGAAGAACCCTCGACAACTCCGGCGTCCCCTTCTCTCACCGTCGACCTCGCCGTGATCGGGTTCGGCAAGGGCGGCAAGACCCTCGCCGCGACGCTCGCGAAGGCGGGCAAGCGGGTCGCGATGATCGAGCAGTCGGCGCAGATGTACGGCGGCACCTGCATCAACATCGGGTGCGTGCCGACGAAGGCGCTGGTCTATCGGGGCGAGCATCCGGAACTTCTCGGCGACGCAGGCGGAGAGCCCGCGGATGACAGCGCTCGCTGGACCGCCGCAGTCGGCGCGACGAGCGAGTTGACCGCCCTGCTGCGCGACAAGAACTTCGCGATGTTGGACACGCCGGACACGGCCACCGTCATCACCGGATTCGCGACCTTCGTCGATCCGCACACGCTGCTCGTCGCCGCGGGCGACGATCGCCTCACCGTTCACGCCGACACGATCGTGATCAACACGGGCGCCGTGCCGGCGATCCCGGACATCCCCGGGCTGCGCGAGAGCTCCCGGGTCGTGACGAGCACAGAGCTGCTCGCACTGCCGCAGCGACCCGACCGGCTCATCGTGCTGGGCGGCGGATACGTCGGGGTCGAGTTCGCCTCGATGCAAGCCGCGTTCGGCGCGGAGGTCACGCTGATCCAGCGGAGCGAGCGGATCCTCCCCGCCGAGGATCCCGACATCTCGGCGCGCATCACCGTGCTGCTCGCCGAGAGCGGGGTGGACGTCATCACGGGTGCGGCCCTCAGCGGGGTCGCAGATGGAGAGGATGCGACATCCGTCAGCTTCACACGCTCCGACGGCGTCGCCGATTCCGTCGACGGCGACCTCGTGCTCGCGGCGCTCGGACGCCGGCCGATGACCGACGGCCTCGGGCTCGACGCGGTCGGCATCGAGACGGATGCCCGTGGCGCTGTGGTCGTCGACGAACACCTTCGCACGAGCATCCCGCGCGTCTTCGCGGTCGGTGACGTCAACGGTGGGCCGCAGTACACCTACGTCTCGCTCGACGACTACCGGATCGTGCTCGACCAGCTCACGGGAGCCGGCATCCGCTCCACCGCGGATCGCGTTGCCGTGCCGCACGTCGTCTTCACCACGCCGCCGCTGGCCCGCGTCGGCCTGAACGAGCACCAGGCGCACGCAACCGGGCGTGCGTTGCTCACGGCGACGCGCGAGGTGGAGGCCATGGCGACGGTGCCTCGCGCCCGCATCGTCGGCGACACCCGAGGCGTGATGAAGGCGGTGGCGGATGCCGCAACCGGCGAGATCCTCGGCGTCACCGTGCTCGCGCACGACGCCCACGAGGTGATCAACACGGTGGCCGTCGCGATGCGGTTCGGGGCCACGGCGACGCAGCTGCGGGACGGGATCTACACGCATCCGTCGATGACGGAAGCGCTCAACGATCTGTTCGGGGCGCTGGCGTAA